Proteins found in one uncultured Desulfuromonas sp. genomic segment:
- a CDS encoding transposase: MRKKRKNYTAQEKVAILKRHLVDQTPVSNLCDEYQLQPTVFYRWQKEFFENGAAAFEKDNSRQKKAEEKRIAQLEAKLQTKNEVLSELLEEHVQLKKELGEL; encoded by the coding sequence ATGCGAAAAAAACGTAAAAATTACACGGCTCAAGAGAAAGTTGCCATTCTCAAGCGCCACCTTGTTGATCAAACACCGGTCTCAAACCTGTGTGATGAATATCAGCTTCAGCCCACGGTTTTTTACCGCTGGCAGAAGGAGTTTTTCGAGAATGGTGCCGCCGCTTTTGAAAAAGACAACTCCCGCCAGAAAAAGGCTGAAGAGAAACGCATTGCCCAGCTCGAAGCGAAGCTGCAAACCAAGAACGAGGTTCTCTCGGAATTGCTGGAGGAACACGTTCAGTTAAAAAAGGAACTTGGGGAACTCTGA
- a CDS encoding transposase — MSRPLRIEYPGAWYHVMNRGRRHCDVFEGEEDFHLFIDILKNTSKMWNLKVSAYCLMSNHYHLLVQTPDGNLSRCMRHLNGVYTQRFNRRHDYDGQLFRGRYKAILVEEDHYLLELLRYIHCNPTKAGLVKGIDAYRWSSHHGYAADLKSWDWLHREPLLKMFSDVRCKAFAEYRDFVCQEESQEIQHFFSLKNLPSILGSEHFINTIKETFGFLHKSLELSNREVLSVDGQAVIQAVCTVCNIDEEQLFAVRRGVVNVPKDLAMYVLRVHSQKTLKEIGSVLECNRYSTVCTAISRFESMMEGDGAVREVYERVCREMRIG; from the coding sequence ATGTCGAGACCACTACGTATAGAATATCCGGGGGCCTGGTATCACGTTATGAACCGTGGTCGAAGGCATTGTGATGTTTTTGAAGGGGAGGAGGACTTTCATCTCTTTATCGATATTTTGAAAAACACATCAAAGATGTGGAACCTGAAAGTCTCGGCCTACTGCCTGATGTCAAACCATTATCATCTTTTGGTTCAAACACCGGACGGCAACCTGTCACGCTGCATGCGTCATCTCAACGGGGTTTATACTCAGCGCTTCAATCGACGACACGACTATGACGGCCAACTTTTCCGTGGCCGCTATAAAGCAATCCTGGTCGAAGAGGATCATTACCTGCTGGAGTTGCTGCGCTATATCCACTGTAATCCAACAAAGGCTGGACTTGTCAAAGGTATCGACGCTTATCGTTGGTCCAGCCATCATGGATATGCTGCTGATCTGAAGAGCTGGGATTGGCTGCATCGTGAGCCTTTGCTCAAGATGTTTTCCGATGTCAGGTGTAAGGCATTTGCTGAATATCGCGATTTTGTTTGCCAGGAAGAATCTCAGGAAATTCAGCATTTCTTTTCCCTGAAAAATCTTCCTTCTATCCTTGGCTCTGAGCATTTTATCAACACGATCAAAGAGACGTTCGGTTTCCTGCATAAAAGTCTGGAGCTTTCAAATCGTGAAGTTTTATCTGTTGACGGACAGGCGGTGATTCAAGCCGTCTGCACTGTTTGCAATATTGACGAAGAGCAACTGTTCGCGGTTCGGCGTGGTGTTGTCAATGTCCCAAAAGACTTGGCAATGTACGTATTAAGAGTGCATAGTCAAAAAACGCTGAAAGAGATAGGTAGCGTCCTTGAGTGCAACCGCTACAGCACGGTTTGCACGGCTATTTCAAGATTTGAGTCTATGATGGAGGGGGATGGTGCTGTCCGGGAAGTGTATGAGCGGGTGTGTCGGGAGATGAGAATTGGTTAA
- a CDS encoding IS3 family transposase — MVDFVKRWTKRTGIAVTRIIGWLGLAVSKFYYWQQRYGKVNEHNALIPRDFWLEKWEKQAIIKFYQHTPQEGYRRLTFMMLDQDIVAVSPSSVYRVLSTAGLLRRWNGKQSKKGTGFVQPLRPHEHWHIDISYINIRGTFYYLCCLLDGCSRYIVHWELREAMTEADVEIILQRAREKYPAATPRIISDNGPQFIAKDFKEFIRVAGMTHVRTSPFYPQSNGKLERFHATIKQECIRPKVPLSLDEARKQVADYIRYYNDERLHSALGYVAPKIKLEGREKQIFKERDSKLEAAREARKQKRRLEKLRPAQHHSVPERETFNPLTQQGCFSNSD; from the coding sequence GTGGTTGACTTCGTCAAGCGCTGGACAAAGCGCACCGGCATTGCAGTGACGCGTATCATCGGCTGGCTGGGCCTGGCTGTCAGCAAATTCTACTACTGGCAGCAGCGCTATGGCAAAGTCAACGAGCACAACGCCCTGATCCCCCGCGATTTCTGGCTGGAAAAGTGGGAGAAGCAGGCGATCATCAAATTCTATCAGCACACGCCTCAGGAGGGCTACCGCCGCCTGACGTTCATGATGCTCGATCAGGATATTGTTGCCGTCAGCCCCAGCAGCGTCTATCGTGTTCTAAGTACCGCCGGACTACTCAGGCGCTGGAACGGCAAACAATCAAAAAAAGGGACCGGTTTTGTCCAGCCGCTCAGGCCCCATGAACATTGGCATATTGATATTTCCTACATCAATATCCGAGGCACCTTTTATTATCTGTGCTGCCTGCTGGACGGCTGTAGCCGCTACATCGTCCACTGGGAGTTGCGCGAGGCGATGACTGAGGCAGATGTGGAAATTATTTTGCAGCGGGCCCGGGAAAAGTATCCCGCCGCCACACCGAGGATTATTTCCGACAATGGCCCTCAATTCATCGCCAAGGACTTCAAAGAGTTTATCCGGGTAGCAGGCATGACGCATGTGCGGACATCGCCTTTCTACCCACAAAGCAATGGCAAGTTGGAACGTTTCCACGCTACCATTAAGCAGGAATGCATTCGCCCGAAGGTTCCGCTGTCGCTTGATGAAGCCAGAAAGCAAGTTGCGGACTACATCCGCTATTACAACGACGAACGACTGCACAGTGCGCTGGGCTACGTGGCTCCCAAAATCAAACTCGAAGGCCGGGAAAAACAAATATTCAAAGAACGAGACAGCAAGCTCGAAGCAGCACGAGAAGCACGAAAGCAAAAACGGCGGCTGGAAAAACTCCGGCCCGCCCAACACCATAGCGTCCCGGAAAGGGAAACTTTTAACCCACTAACTCAACAGGGCTGTTTTTCCAATTCCGACTGA
- a CDS encoding reverse transcriptase domain-containing protein: MTLSRDSIEWSIEFIEKHSDGDLFPKIRELHAIYDRKDDFVALVEGKPLTSFQPKPCRRFIVPKDEISYRQATQLHPQDSILLSALVYQFGKGIEDRRLNSNQVFSYRFSPTMEEGLYNSKTAWNAFWTTAYRKSQNSSYILYCDIADFYNQIYHHAVENQLIASGFPNQAIQWVISLLESTTAGVSRGVPIGPHAVHLIAEATLIPIDNSMSTNGFQFLRYADDIIIFCDSKKEANSALSSLASILDKQQRLTLQRHKTKFYTPTEFQAICSGMIEDRPIDRSEEKLLGIIFKYTGGNPYQSISYNSISPEDWKQFSDKVVRKIINDYLSRDEVDYIRLRWFYRRLAQVGHPGALDISIEQFEKLGPCLANICSYIASIQSIEPEEWKVIGEKLIALLDTEEIAGSEFFRLSILSLFARNKHINHFASLVSRYQSSDPFARREILLAAYQNGAFDWLREHKESYNQMDAWQKMAVIYGASGLPRDEKKYFINMLQHDGPYETVLAKWSRST, translated from the coding sequence ATGACATTAAGTAGGGATTCAATTGAATGGAGTATCGAATTTATCGAAAAACATTCAGATGGTGACTTGTTTCCAAAAATTCGTGAGTTACACGCAATTTATGATAGAAAAGATGATTTCGTCGCATTGGTTGAGGGTAAGCCTTTAACCTCCTTTCAGCCCAAGCCTTGCCGCCGTTTTATAGTCCCAAAAGACGAAATATCTTACCGTCAGGCCACTCAACTGCACCCGCAAGATTCGATTTTATTATCAGCACTGGTTTACCAATTCGGAAAAGGTATAGAAGATAGAAGACTTAATAGCAATCAAGTGTTTAGTTATCGCTTCTCTCCTACGATGGAAGAGGGGCTTTATAACTCAAAAACGGCTTGGAATGCATTCTGGACGACTGCTTATAGAAAAAGTCAAAACTCCTCATATATCCTTTATTGCGATATTGCCGATTTCTATAACCAGATTTACCATCACGCTGTTGAGAATCAATTAATTGCATCTGGATTTCCCAACCAAGCAATTCAATGGGTAATATCGTTACTTGAATCAACGACTGCTGGTGTATCACGGGGGGTCCCAATCGGTCCACATGCAGTTCATTTAATTGCTGAAGCAACACTCATTCCTATTGACAATAGCATGTCAACAAACGGATTTCAGTTTTTGCGATATGCCGACGACATCATTATATTCTGTGATTCAAAAAAAGAAGCGAACTCAGCATTGTCATCACTCGCATCTATACTCGATAAACAACAAAGATTGACCCTTCAAAGACACAAAACGAAATTCTACACACCAACTGAATTTCAGGCCATTTGCTCTGGAATGATTGAGGATCGACCGATAGATAGAAGTGAAGAAAAACTTTTAGGCATTATTTTTAAATATACTGGAGGGAATCCCTACCAGTCAATATCTTACAATTCAATCAGCCCAGAGGACTGGAAGCAATTTTCAGACAAGGTGGTCAGAAAAATAATCAACGACTATCTGTCCAGAGATGAAGTTGACTACATTCGATTGCGATGGTTTTACAGACGACTTGCCCAAGTCGGTCACCCCGGCGCCCTAGATATTTCTATTGAGCAATTTGAGAAACTCGGCCCTTGCTTGGCAAATATCTGCTCGTATATCGCATCTATACAATCAATCGAACCAGAAGAATGGAAAGTGATTGGCGAAAAGCTTATCGCCCTTCTTGATACCGAGGAAATTGCTGGAAGTGAATTTTTCAGGCTTTCTATTCTCAGTCTATTTGCCAGAAATAAACATATTAATCATTTCGCTTCTTTGGTGTCACGGTATCAATCTAGCGATCCGTTTGCGCGTAGAGAGATTTTATTGGCCGCATATCAAAACGGTGCTTTTGACTGGTTGCGAGAGCATAAGGAATCTTATAACCAGATGGATGCATGGCAAAAGATGGCAGTAATTTATGGGGCATCAGGATTACCGCGTGATGAAAAAAAGTATTTCATAAACATGTTACAACACGATGGACCATATGAAACAGTATTGGCAAAGTGGAGCAGAAGCACCTAA
- a CDS encoding autotransporter domain-containing protein, with translation MVKMQMSGVTVVESSPLCSVRKARLLPKIVLLAMISSLVFPFGVNAADLNVGISSNEVYTVSGSEAYDSFAIGSDSGNQGTVYVGAGATLSGSAEAHVGVGGGQGSINVTSGGTLQTNRSWIASMNDTNPLTTTGTVVVKGTGSSWTDNSSILVGAYGTGTVTISDGATLNTYLLGIGKAPWAGGESGTGTVTVTGDGTRLSSSGGIDVGIDAASPGSLTINDGAAATIATSTGGLYMGGGGTLSVSGSDTSLKIYNTTYPDGRSWLSMGGGTATFEDGATVSSDGGYIGSGSSNIAQMTITGKDTSWTSKVRVYVGGSSGEIGDGIGYLTVSDGAVVSTATGGVGLDDSSQGTIVLTGKDTKFSAAADSQLEALGNFYLAYLGTGNVLVSDGALLNADNHISIATEDGSNGTLSIGAAAGDGAANAGTITTSSIDFGYGTGTIVFNHTDTDYMFAPDITGAGAVDLYSGSTTFTGDLSGYTGTMKVDGATLSVADGQTLSIGGDYQQTAAGNLSIGLSSDISFGKLAVAGTADFASDTGLFVDVSDLNTLTPGETISEIVSAGTLNASTFTLQDNSALLNFSALLSSTGISLVVERGVSIETSVSTAGRTAYLGLARTLDNLSDTSNPEIADFIGNLNIMPTNDKVASRISQAAPVSAVQAPTISIELANTMSSVVQARQQSVRGFNSGDPVFSDRTLWVKPYGSKIDQDDVDGVNGFDADVWGLGLGADGEYAPDNRLGLAFFYTRFNGDTNNIPQKSDMDIFNLLLYGSRPITDATTNFFYQIGGGFQSTDTRRSIQAIGKTAKADFTSKTIFAQTKATKTYELAPWLKFVPGTSLTYIYFYNPSYKEKGAGGMNLDVKSFDTNSLVAALEGDLSWSLSESFEIIASSSVGYDLFNEDTTVDSSFAGGGAVFRTPGLDNSRVVYGAGIGLAKKMTDLLSFDAKYDFHGRGSDYQSHLFSAKLNWKF, from the coding sequence ATGGTGAAAATGCAAATGAGTGGTGTAACTGTTGTTGAGTCCAGCCCTTTATGTTCAGTGAGAAAGGCCCGGCTTTTGCCAAAGATAGTCTTGTTGGCTATGATCTCAAGCCTCGTATTCCCGTTCGGGGTTAATGCCGCTGATTTGAATGTAGGAATCTCCAGTAATGAGGTCTATACGGTTTCAGGCAGTGAAGCGTATGATTCTTTTGCCATAGGTTCAGATTCCGGAAATCAAGGAACGGTGTATGTGGGAGCCGGTGCCACCTTGTCCGGTTCGGCGGAAGCTCATGTAGGTGTTGGTGGGGGGCAAGGGTCTATCAATGTCACTTCGGGTGGGACGCTTCAGACGAACAGATCGTGGATCGCGAGCATGAATGATACGAATCCTTTAACCACCACCGGGACGGTTGTGGTTAAAGGAACAGGCTCTAGCTGGACCGACAACTCCAGTATTTTGGTTGGCGCGTATGGTACAGGTACGGTGACAATATCAGACGGCGCAACACTGAATACGTATCTCTTAGGCATTGGTAAGGCTCCTTGGGCTGGTGGTGAGAGTGGTACAGGAACTGTCACCGTCACCGGAGACGGAACCCGTTTGTCCAGTTCGGGTGGGATTGATGTGGGGATCGATGCTGCATCGCCCGGTAGTCTGACGATCAACGACGGTGCCGCTGCTACCATCGCCACCAGCACCGGGGGGTTGTATATGGGGGGTGGAGGTACACTGTCCGTCAGCGGTTCGGATACCAGTCTGAAAATATATAATACCACTTACCCGGACGGCAGATCATGGCTGTCAATGGGGGGTGGCACCGCCACATTTGAAGATGGGGCCACTGTAAGCTCTGATGGTGGCTATATCGGCAGCGGCAGCAGCAATATTGCGCAAATGACCATTACAGGCAAAGATACCTCCTGGACGTCCAAGGTCAGGGTCTATGTGGGAGGTTCATCGGGGGAGATTGGTGACGGAATCGGCTATCTTACCGTATCAGATGGCGCGGTCGTATCCACTGCGACAGGCGGCGTAGGTCTCGACGACAGTTCTCAAGGCACCATTGTTCTTACCGGGAAGGACACAAAGTTTTCGGCGGCAGCCGATTCACAACTCGAGGCATTAGGTAATTTCTATCTTGCCTATTTAGGTACGGGTAACGTACTTGTCTCAGACGGCGCTTTACTCAATGCGGATAATCATATCAGTATTGCGACGGAGGACGGCAGCAACGGTACGCTTTCCATCGGTGCAGCAGCAGGGGATGGAGCGGCCAATGCCGGTACGATCACCACGTCAAGCATCGACTTTGGTTACGGTACCGGCACCATCGTTTTCAATCATACCGACACTGATTATATGTTCGCACCGGATATCACAGGTGCAGGTGCTGTGGATTTGTATTCGGGATCCACCACTTTCACTGGCGACCTTTCTGGTTACACCGGAACGATGAAAGTTGACGGCGCTACTCTCTCTGTTGCCGATGGCCAGACCCTTAGTATTGGCGGTGATTACCAGCAAACTGCCGCTGGCAATCTCAGTATCGGGTTGTCGTCAGACATCAGCTTTGGCAAGCTCGCAGTGGCCGGTACTGCCGATTTTGCCTCGGACACTGGTCTCTTTGTTGACGTTTCTGATCTGAATACGCTGACCCCTGGCGAAACAATTTCGGAAATTGTCAGTGCGGGCACCCTGAATGCGAGTACCTTCACTTTACAGGACAACTCGGCCCTTCTTAATTTCTCAGCACTGCTGTCTTCAACAGGCATAAGTCTGGTTGTGGAACGAGGAGTCAGTATTGAGACGAGCGTCTCCACCGCAGGGAGAACCGCTTATCTCGGGCTGGCCAGGACTCTTGATAACCTTTCCGATACCTCAAATCCTGAGATAGCTGATTTTATTGGTAATCTTAATATCATGCCTACCAATGATAAGGTAGCGTCCAGGATATCCCAGGCTGCACCTGTTTCTGCGGTACAGGCCCCAACCATATCCATCGAGTTGGCCAATACCATGAGTTCAGTGGTCCAGGCGAGGCAGCAGAGCGTCAGAGGATTCAACTCCGGAGATCCCGTGTTTAGTGACAGAACCCTCTGGGTGAAGCCCTATGGCTCGAAAATTGATCAGGACGATGTGGATGGTGTGAACGGATTTGACGCAGATGTCTGGGGCTTGGGGCTCGGGGCTGATGGGGAATATGCTCCGGATAACCGTCTTGGTCTCGCATTTTTCTACACAAGGTTTAATGGAGACACCAATAATATCCCCCAGAAAAGTGATATGGACATTTTCAACCTCTTGCTTTACGGTAGTCGCCCAATTACCGATGCAACGACCAATTTCTTTTATCAGATCGGAGGCGGTTTCCAATCAACGGATACACGTCGGTCCATCCAGGCTATAGGAAAGACGGCCAAAGCTGATTTTACGTCTAAAACGATTTTTGCTCAGACGAAAGCAACCAAAACCTATGAACTTGCCCCATGGCTCAAGTTTGTTCCGGGTACCTCGCTCACCTATATTTATTTTTACAATCCGTCCTACAAAGAAAAAGGTGCTGGCGGCATGAACCTGGATGTTAAAAGCTTTGACACCAATTCCCTGGTGGCTGCTCTGGAAGGAGACCTTTCTTGGAGTCTGTCCGAAAGCTTTGAGATTATTGCTTCGTCGTCGGTGGGGTATGACCTGTTCAACGAAGATACTACGGTGGATTCGTCCTTTGCAGGTGGCGGTGCTGTTTTTAGGACACCGGGGCTGGACAATTCCCGTGTCGTTTACGGAGCCGGTATCGGTTTGGCTAAGAAGATGACAGATCTTCTCTCCTTTGATGCCAAATATGACTTTCATGGTCGGGGGTCCGATTATCAGAGTCACCTGTTTTCTGCTAAGTTAAACTGGAAGTTTTAG
- a CDS encoding HNH endonuclease, whose protein sequence is MVKKRFFREPIPEIFDAARYLDAAVSAHLNGQPDIADKLFELANDRKVWEWTDSVWGKNSPYVIVNKQPRLHTAPKVEARMPTTEQKNELHKRDGYHCRFCGIPVIRAEIRKIIHKAYPNSVPWGRTNASQHAAFQCMWLQYDHVVPHSNGGTNDLDNLVITCAACNFGKMEYALEELGLLDPREFAPIQSQWDGLERISQT, encoded by the coding sequence ATGGTAAAAAAGAGATTTTTTAGAGAGCCAATTCCAGAAATTTTTGACGCAGCACGCTACCTTGATGCTGCCGTTTCAGCACATTTAAATGGCCAACCGGATATTGCTGATAAACTGTTTGAACTGGCAAATGATAGAAAAGTTTGGGAATGGACCGATTCGGTTTGGGGCAAAAACAGTCCGTACGTAATCGTAAACAAGCAACCTCGTTTGCACACCGCTCCTAAGGTAGAAGCTAGGATGCCCACTACCGAACAAAAAAATGAATTACACAAAAGAGACGGTTACCATTGCCGGTTTTGTGGAATCCCTGTCATTCGAGCAGAAATCAGGAAAATAATTCATAAGGCATATCCCAACTCAGTGCCATGGGGCAGAACAAATGCTTCCCAACATGCTGCCTTTCAATGCATGTGGCTACAATATGATCACGTTGTTCCTCATTCAAATGGTGGCACAAACGATCTTGATAACCTCGTTATCACCTGTGCTGCATGTAATTTTGGGAAAATGGAGTATGCCTTGGAAGAGTTGGGCTTACTGGACCCAAGAGAGTTTGCTCCAATTCAATCCCAATGGGATGGACTGGAGCGTATAAGTCAAACTTAA
- a CDS encoding IS110 family transposase, with protein MTQAQDRLQQFRKLRESIRGCKTTLVVGIDIAKDKHHAFFGDANGRTLWKKLIFYNTIEDFKKLQAMADSLMVKHTLKKCVYGVEPTASYHKPLAEYLIRNNEQVVYVSNVAVAKNRTLLDGRWDKNDTKDAANIADLVSQGRCQFYDPGEDAIRELRSLLAYRAKLKKQEHGLRMRIRNNLLAQYFPELDKQMPQGGQDGLILDLIANDFDPARIAAMSFDDFRRGYQMQKRSMAQERLLEAIWQASQLSVGCALPDSAAWEGRALVEQLRQVRQIKHDLEKRLKDVAQTFPAYACLLTIPGFGPIVSAMTLAAIGDANRFTSRKQVLRLAGLDLSASRSGKKSDSAIPVISKQGKAGLRYALVQAAQIASYKDATIRTYFTGLLKGREMERGIKLKMRVKLAAKMLIIAWTLMKRNQAFDSDCFTRT; from the coding sequence ATGACGCAAGCACAAGACAGGTTACAACAGTTCAGGAAGTTGCGCGAATCCATTCGCGGCTGCAAAACGACACTGGTGGTCGGGATTGATATTGCCAAGGATAAACATCATGCTTTTTTCGGCGATGCAAACGGCAGGACGCTTTGGAAAAAATTGATCTTTTACAATACCATCGAAGATTTTAAAAAGCTTCAGGCCATGGCGGATAGCCTGATGGTGAAGCACACGTTGAAAAAATGTGTCTATGGTGTCGAACCAACGGCTTCTTATCACAAACCACTGGCTGAATATTTGATTCGCAACAACGAGCAGGTTGTTTATGTCTCCAATGTTGCCGTAGCCAAAAACAGAACGTTGCTGGATGGCCGCTGGGACAAAAACGACACCAAGGATGCCGCGAATATTGCTGATCTGGTTAGTCAGGGGCGCTGCCAATTTTATGATCCCGGCGAGGATGCGATCCGTGAATTACGCAGTTTGCTCGCTTATCGGGCCAAGTTAAAAAAGCAGGAACACGGCTTGCGAATGCGCATCCGCAACAATTTACTGGCCCAGTATTTCCCGGAATTGGACAAGCAGATGCCCCAAGGCGGGCAAGATGGCCTCATTCTCGATCTCATTGCCAACGATTTCGACCCGGCACGCATTGCCGCGATGTCCTTTGACGATTTTCGCCGGGGCTACCAGATGCAAAAACGCTCCATGGCTCAAGAACGCCTGTTAGAGGCCATCTGGCAGGCCAGTCAGCTTTCCGTCGGCTGCGCCTTGCCCGACTCGGCAGCCTGGGAGGGCCGCGCACTGGTCGAACAGCTCCGTCAGGTGCGCCAGATCAAGCATGACTTGGAAAAACGACTCAAGGACGTTGCGCAAACGTTCCCGGCCTACGCCTGTCTGCTGACAATCCCCGGCTTTGGCCCCATCGTCTCAGCCATGACCCTGGCGGCCATTGGCGATGCCAATCGCTTTACCAGCCGCAAGCAGGTCCTGCGTCTGGCGGGACTGGACCTCAGCGCTTCACGAAGCGGCAAGAAAAGCGACAGCGCGATACCTGTCATCTCCAAACAAGGCAAAGCCGGATTGCGCTATGCCCTGGTGCAGGCGGCACAAATTGCCAGCTACAAAGATGCAACCATCCGTACCTATTTTACCGGCCTGCTCAAAGGGCGGGAAATGGAACGCGGCATCAAGTTAAAGATGCGGGTCAAGTTGGCGGCCAAAATGCTGATTATTGCCTGGACCCTGATGAAACGGAACCAGGCGTTTGATTCCGACTGCTTCACAAGGACGTGA